In one window of Solanum pennellii chromosome 2, SPENNV200 DNA:
- the LOC107010388 gene encoding uncharacterized protein LOC107010388 yields the protein MDEFNSNRNRGKTEKDGDFEEEDVWGYVNERDSSTVILARGKSTSHKSSSSSSPVKIPEWSKNGNNNKSRRRVSTIITEDDSSFSSVTYPGNAIVEEEDEDDYGDGIVPPHEYIARRVARNQIASFSMMEGVGRTLKGRDLSKLRNAILTKTGFLE from the coding sequence ATGGATGAGTTTAATAGCAACAGAAACAGAGGAAAAACAGAGAAAGATGGagactttgaagaagaagatgtatGGGGTTATGTGAATGAAAGAGATTCATCAACAGTGATTCTTGCAAGAGGAAAAAGTACGTCGCATAAgtcatcatcttcatcaagtCCTGTTAAGATTCCAGAATGGTCCAAGAATGGCAATAACAACAAATCAAGAAGAAGAGTTAGTACTATCATAACAGAGGATGATTCTTCTTTCTCATCAGTTACTTATCCTGGAAATGCCATCGtcgaagaagaagatgaagatgattaTGGTGATGGAATAGTGCCACCCCATGAATATATAGCAAGAAGAGTAGCAAGAAATCAAATAGCTTCATTTTCAATGATGGAAGGTGTTGGAAGGACTCTTAAGGGAAGGGACCTTAGCAAATTGAGGAATGCCATTTTAACTAAGACAGGTTTTTTGGAATAG
- the LOC107011693 gene encoding autophagy-related protein 8C-like: MAKSSFKLEHPLERRQSESSRIREKYPDRIPVIVEKAEKSDVPDIDKKKYLVPADLTVGQFVYVVRKRIKLGASKAIFVFVKNTLPPTASLMSAIYEENKDEDGFLYMTYSGENTFGFVELGN, translated from the exons ATGGCCAAAAGTTCTTTCAAGCTTGAACACCCTTTGG AGAGGAGGCAGTCAGAATCTTCTCGCATCCGAGAGAAGTATCCTGATCGAATTCCG GTGATTGTTGAGAAGGCAGAGAAGAGTGATGTCCCTGACATCGATAAAAAGAA ATACCTTGTCCCAGCTGATTTGACTGTTGGTCAATTTGTTTATGTGGTGCGGAAGAGGATCAAGCTCGGTGCTTCAAAGGCCATCTTTGTCTTTGTCAAGAACACTTTGCCTCCGACAG cTTCTCTGATGTCTGCAATTTATGAGGAAAATAAAGATGAAGATGGATTTCTCTACATGACATACAGTGGAGAAAACACATTTGGGTTCGTTGAGCTTGGAAATTAA
- the LOC107011692 gene encoding ankyrin repeat domain-containing protein 13C, which yields MKPIQKRTTLPLPFSFFNNIPFHSRIILHSFLYLLTPDKFCFPQFSFSCEMSTPAATSPATTIKPGDYTHSPVHYAVVLGDHSTLSRLVASLPRPADPTRIQTEADSLAQERIAEKITAVLDRRDNPKRETPLHLAVRLNDVYAARTLAVAGADISLQNAAGWNALQEAIMRRCSDVVSILVQHHHLGAWYKWRRRLPRLVAVLRRMRDFYMEISFHFESSIVPFVGKIAPSDTYKIWKRDGNLRADTSLAGYDGLKVQRANQSFLFLGDGDRKSDIPAGSLLVLNHDDRKMYDAFENAGSPLSDSDVASFCNQTSVYRPGMDVTKSTLVGRTNWRGQDKTENVGEWKARVYDVNNVVFSFRSRKISAAESEQILPLDLELEEDSEDGFLVAENPRFSVSTAAASVGDSNKQRRHSSFTREERDFVTVSRRSVDIIPEPRRRAAAIPVAPPPNTKEKEYVKSLKPSVWLTEEFPLKTEELLPLLDILANKVKAVRRMRELLTTKFPPGTFPVKLAIPVVPTVRVVITFTKFVELQPIEQFYTPFSSPRHLLHGGDTEDESSGNNYYSLPSSLSSSSSSWLSRSNSRSCSTSKLPQDSCNGAQQAEPFAIPGGYSWSSFDVKNRKMKKSKSTRKTK from the exons ATGAAGCCCATACAGAAAAGGACTACTTTGCCCTTACCTTTCTCGTTCTTCAATAACATTCCATTCCATTCCAGAATCATACTCCATTCTTTCCTTTATTTACTTACCCCTGACAAATTCTGCTTTCCCCAATTCTCATTTTCATGTGAAATGTCCACACCGGCGGCAACTTCTCCGGCGACCACGATTAAACCGGGAGATTACACTCATAGCCCTGTACATTACGCCGTCGTTTTAGGAGATCATTCTACTCTAAGCAGACTAGTCGCTTCTCTTCCTCGACCTGCCGATCCAACTCGGATACAAACCGAGGCCGACTCGCTTGCTCAGGAACGAATCGCTGAAAAAATCACCGCCGTACTTGACCGCCGTGACAACCCTAAGCGTGAAACTCCACTACACCTCGCCGTCCGTTTGAATGACGTGTATGCTGCTCGGACACTTGCCGTTGCCGGTGCTGACATTTCGCTTCAGAATGCTGCTGGTTGGAATGCTTTACAGGAAGCTATTATGCGGAGATGCTCCGATGTCGTTTCAATTTTGGTACAGCATCATCATTTAGGTGCTTGGTACAAGTGGCGCCGCCGTCTACCtcgacttgttgctgttctccGCAGAATGCGTGACTTCTACATGGAAATTTCTTTCCATTTCGAAAGTTCTATTGTTCCCTTCGTTGGAAAAATTGCGCCTTCTGATACGTACAAGATCTGGAAACGCGATGGTAATCTTCGAGCAGATACATCTTTAGCCGGTTATGACGGCTTGAAAGTTCAGCGAGCTAATCAGAGTTTTCTCTTTCTCGGTGATGGGGACCGGAAGTCTGATATTCCGGCTGGTTCATTGCTAGTTTTGAACCACGATGACCGTAAAATGTATGATGCTTTTGAGAATGCTGGTTCTCCTTTGAGCGATTCCGACGTTGCGAGTTTCTGTAATCAAACAAGTGTGTATCGTCCTGGGATGGACGTGACGAAATCAACACTAGTTGGCCGTACAAATTGGAGAGGGCAAGACAAAACAGAGAACGTCGGAGAATGGAAAGCCAGGGTTTATGATGTGAATAATGTTGTTTTCAGCTTCCGATCGCGAAAAATTTCCGCAGCTGAAAGCGAACAAATTCTGCCATTAGACTTAGAATTAGAAGAGGATTCCGAAGACGGTTTCCTCGTCGCAGAGAATCCACGGTTTAGCGTCTCAACCGCCGCTGCCTCCGTCGGAGATAGTAACAAACAAAGACGTCACAGCAGTTTCACTCGAGAGGAAAGGGATTTCGTTACCGTTTCTCGAAGAAGCGTTGACATTATTCCGGAACCACGGCGGAGAGCGGCGGCGATACCGGTTGCACCACCGCCAAATACGAAGGAGAAGGAATATGTGAAGAGCCTTAAACCGTCCGTTTGGTTAACAGAGGAATTCCCGTTGAAGACGGAAGAGTTGCTGCCGTTACTTGACATACTAGCGAACAAAGTTAAAGCCGTTAGACGAATGAGAGAGCTGTTAACCACCAAGTTCCCTCCGGGGACATTTCCAGTCAAG TTGGCAATACCAGTGGTCCCTACAGTGAGGGTAGTAATCACATTCACAAAGTTTGTAGAGTTACAACCAATTGAACAGTTCTACACTCCATTTTCAAGTCCAAGGCACCTCCTTCATGGTGGTGATACTGAGGATGAAAGTTCAGGAAACAATTATTATTCCCTTCCTTCATCATTGTcttcatcgtcatcatcgtggCTGTCGAGGAGCAATAGCCGGTCGTGTTCGACTAGCAAGCTGCCACAGGACAGCTGCAATGGAGCACAACAGGCAGAGCCATTTGCAATACCTGGTGGATATAGTTGGAGTAGTTTTGATGTGAAAAATAGGAAAATGAAGAAATCCAAGTCTACTAGGAAAACTAAGTGA